A window of the Janthinobacterium agaricidamnosum NBRC 102515 = DSM 9628 genome harbors these coding sequences:
- the secF gene encoding protein translocase subunit SecF: protein MEFFRIKKDIPFMRHALIFNVVSALTFVAAVFFLLHRGLHLSVEFKGGTVMEVKYPKAANLEGIRHTLTAMGYDEPSVTSFDTARDVMIRLPVVKTASGANSSQLAFDALCKAEQGTSKEMDTITDKGEHVVKTGCVDATGTESVMLQKVEFVGPQVGDELAQNGLNALIMVIIGVMIYLAIRFEWKYAVAAIFANLHDVVIILGFFAYFQWEFSLTVLAAILAVLGYSVNESVVIFDRIRENFRKQRKASVTEVIDSAITGTISRTIITHGCTQMMVLSMLFLGGPTLHYFAVALTIGICFGIYSSVFVAAAIAMWLGVKREDLIKPIKEKDETDGAVV, encoded by the coding sequence ATGGAATTTTTCCGGATCAAAAAAGATATTCCCTTCATGCGCCATGCGTTGATTTTCAACGTCGTGTCGGCGCTGACTTTCGTGGCGGCGGTATTCTTCCTGCTGCACCGCGGCTTGCACCTGTCGGTCGAATTCAAGGGCGGCACCGTGATGGAGGTGAAATACCCCAAGGCGGCCAACCTGGAGGGCATCCGCCACACGCTGACCGCGATGGGCTACGATGAACCGAGCGTGACCAGCTTCGACACCGCGCGCGACGTGATGATACGCCTGCCGGTGGTCAAGACCGCCAGCGGCGCGAACAGCTCGCAACTGGCGTTCGATGCGCTGTGCAAAGCCGAGCAAGGCACCAGCAAGGAAATGGACACGATTACCGACAAGGGCGAGCACGTGGTCAAGACCGGCTGCGTGGATGCGACCGGGACCGAATCGGTGATGCTGCAAAAAGTCGAATTCGTCGGCCCGCAAGTGGGCGACGAGCTGGCGCAGAACGGTTTGAACGCGCTGATCATGGTGATCATCGGCGTGATGATTTACCTGGCCATCCGCTTCGAATGGAAATACGCGGTCGCGGCGATTTTCGCGAACTTGCATGACGTGGTCATCATTCTCGGCTTCTTCGCCTACTTCCAGTGGGAATTCTCGCTGACGGTGCTGGCGGCGATCCTGGCGGTGCTGGGCTACTCGGTCAACGAATCGGTGGTGATCTTCGACCGGATTCGCGAGAACTTCCGCAAGCAGCGCAAGGCGAGCGTTACCGAAGTGATCGACAGCGCGATCACCGGCACCATCTCGCGTACCATCATCACCCACGGCTGCACCCAGATGATGGTGTTGTCGATGCTGTTCCTGGGCGGCCCGACGCTGCACTATTTCGCCGTCGCGCTGACCATCGGTATCTGCTTCGGCATTTACTCGTCGGTGTTCGTGGCCGCGGCGATCGCCATGTGGCTGGGCGTGAAACGCGAAGACTTGATCAAGCCGATCAAGGAAAAAGACGAAACCGACGGCGCGGTGGTGTAA
- the queA gene encoding tRNA preQ1(34) S-adenosylmethionine ribosyltransferase-isomerase QueA codes for MYSLSDFDFNLPQENIAQIPLPQRSASRLLHLDGDTLADRSFADIVGLLQAGDLLVMNDTRVLKARFFGVKESGGKIEALVERVLDNRTVLAQVRASKSPPPGCRIRLADAFDVTVGQRAGEFFTLHFDADVFDLIEAHGRLPLPPYIEHDADEFDETRYQTVFNKVPGAVAAPTAGLHFDQALLDQLKAKGVNFAYVTLHVGAGTFQPVRTEVLAEHKMHTEWYTMPQETVDAVRTAKAAGRDVVAVGTTSLRALESASQSGELLAGSADTALFITPGYQFKTVTRLITNFHLPKSTLLMLVSAFAGYQPIRDAYAHAIARNYRFFSYGDAMLLTTQSRAAPLGNPES; via the coding sequence ATGTATTCGCTTTCCGATTTCGATTTCAATTTACCGCAAGAAAATATTGCGCAAATCCCTTTGCCGCAGCGCAGCGCGTCGCGCTTGCTGCATCTGGACGGCGACACGCTGGCCGACCGCAGTTTCGCCGACATCGTCGGGCTGCTGCAGGCCGGCGATTTGCTGGTCATGAACGATACCCGCGTCTTGAAGGCGCGGTTTTTTGGCGTCAAGGAAAGCGGCGGCAAGATCGAGGCGCTGGTTGAGCGCGTGCTCGACAACCGCACCGTGCTGGCCCAGGTGCGCGCGTCCAAATCGCCGCCGCCGGGTTGCCGCATCCGCCTGGCCGATGCGTTCGACGTCACCGTCGGCCAGCGCGCCGGCGAATTCTTTACGCTGCATTTCGACGCCGACGTGTTCGACCTGATCGAGGCGCACGGCCGCTTGCCGCTGCCGCCGTATATCGAGCACGATGCCGACGAGTTCGATGAAACCCGCTATCAAACCGTGTTCAACAAGGTGCCGGGCGCAGTGGCCGCGCCGACCGCGGGTTTGCATTTCGACCAGGCCTTACTCGATCAATTAAAAGCCAAGGGCGTCAATTTCGCCTATGTGACGCTGCATGTGGGCGCCGGCACCTTCCAGCCGGTGCGCACCGAAGTGCTGGCGGAACACAAGATGCATACCGAGTGGTACACCATGCCGCAAGAAACCGTCGACGCGGTGCGGACCGCCAAGGCCGCCGGGCGCGATGTGGTGGCGGTCGGCACCACCAGCTTGCGCGCGCTGGAGTCCGCTTCGCAAAGCGGCGAATTGCTGGCCGGCAGCGCCGATACGGCCTTGTTCATTACGCCGGGTTACCAATTCAAGACCGTGACGCGCTTGATCACCAATTTCCATTTGCCAAAATCGACCTTGCTGATGCTGGTGTCGGCTTTTGCCGGTTATCAGCCGATCCGCGACGCCTACGCCCACGCGATTGCCCGGAATTACCGCTTTTTCAGCTATGGCGATGCGATGCTGCTGACTACGCAATCGCGCGCCGCACCGCTTGGCAACCCAGAATCATGA
- the recG gene encoding ATP-dependent DNA helicase RecG, with the protein MPESKPKIAKKAVSNESKLAKLGLRSDMDLVLHLPMRYEDETKVCTIRDACLRGGESWQVEGLVTKCEVGYKPRRQLLVTIADETGDLLLRFMNFYGSQVKQLAEGTRVRARGELKHGFFGAEMVHPGYKVVNQGAPLPTELTPVYPSGEGLSQAILRRSIAEAMKRIDWQDTLPPALRQEMQLADFEPAVRLLHYPPQEIDEHQLADRSHPAWIRMKFDELLAQQLSLKRAQFARRSKGAASLPVIGALSNAFQAALPFKLTGAQARVLGEIRADLLHPYPMQRLLQGDVGSGKTVVAALAATQAIDSGFQAALMAPTEILAEQHFRKIAAWMEPLGVTVAWLTGSLKKKEKLAALALIESGQAQLVIGTHALIQDNVQFSRLELVIVDEQHRFGVGQRLTLRNKGDAAAVPHQLMMSATPIPRTLAMTYYADLEVSVIDELPPGRTPIVTRAIDQNRREEVIARVHAAALEGRQVYWVCPLIEESEALQLQTATETHMMLAEALPALHVGLVHGRLKPAEKQEVMDAFIAGQSHVLVATTVIEVGVDVPNASLMVIEHAERFGLSQLHQLRGRVGRGSAASACLLLYQGPLGGVARQRLMTMRETTDGFEIARRDLEIRGPGEFLGARQSGQAMLRFADLETDQWLVEQARDVAHKLLHDKSAASTAVVEAHLARWLGGKEEFLKV; encoded by the coding sequence ATGCCAGAAAGCAAGCCGAAAATCGCCAAGAAAGCCGTCAGCAACGAAAGCAAGCTGGCCAAGCTCGGCTTGCGCTCCGACATGGACCTGGTGCTGCATCTGCCGATGCGCTACGAAGACGAAACCAAGGTCTGCACCATCCGCGACGCCTGCCTGCGCGGCGGCGAATCGTGGCAAGTCGAAGGCCTCGTCACCAAGTGCGAAGTCGGCTACAAGCCGCGCCGCCAGCTGCTGGTCACGATTGCCGACGAAACCGGCGACCTGTTGCTTCGCTTCATGAATTTCTATGGCAGCCAGGTCAAGCAATTGGCCGAGGGCACCCGCGTGCGGGCCCGCGGCGAATTGAAACACGGCTTCTTCGGCGCTGAAATGGTGCACCCTGGCTACAAAGTCGTCAACCAGGGCGCGCCGCTGCCGACCGAACTGACGCCAGTGTATCCATCCGGCGAAGGCTTGTCGCAAGCGATTTTGCGCCGCTCGATTGCCGAAGCGATGAAACGGATCGACTGGCAAGACACCTTGCCGCCCGCCTTGCGCCAGGAAATGCAACTGGCGGATTTTGAGCCGGCCGTGCGCCTGCTGCATTATCCGCCGCAGGAAATCGATGAACACCAGCTGGCCGACCGTTCCCATCCGGCCTGGATACGGATGAAGTTCGACGAATTGCTGGCCCAGCAACTGTCGCTGAAGCGGGCCCAGTTCGCGCGCCGCTCCAAGGGCGCCGCCTCGCTGCCGGTGATCGGTGCGCTGTCGAACGCCTTCCAGGCCGCCTTGCCGTTCAAGCTGACCGGCGCGCAAGCGCGCGTGCTGGGCGAAATCCGCGCCGACCTGCTGCACCCGTATCCGATGCAGCGCTTGCTGCAAGGCGACGTCGGCAGCGGCAAGACGGTGGTCGCGGCGCTGGCCGCCACCCAGGCGATCGACAGCGGCTTCCAGGCAGCATTGATGGCGCCGACCGAAATCCTGGCCGAACAGCACTTCCGCAAGATCGCCGCGTGGATGGAGCCGCTCGGCGTCACCGTCGCGTGGCTGACCGGCAGCCTGAAAAAGAAAGAAAAGCTGGCGGCGCTGGCCCTGATCGAATCGGGACAGGCGCAACTGGTGATCGGCACCCATGCGCTGATCCAGGACAACGTGCAGTTTTCCAGACTGGAACTGGTGATCGTCGACGAACAGCACCGCTTCGGCGTCGGCCAGCGCCTGACGCTGCGCAACAAGGGCGATGCGGCGGCCGTGCCGCACCAGTTGATGATGTCGGCCACGCCGATCCCGCGCACGCTGGCGATGACCTATTACGCCGACCTGGAAGTGTCGGTGATCGATGAATTGCCGCCGGGACGCACGCCGATCGTCACGCGCGCGATCGACCAGAACCGGCGCGAAGAAGTCATCGCGCGGGTCCATGCGGCCGCGCTGGAAGGCCGGCAAGTGTACTGGGTCTGCCCATTGATCGAAGAGTCGGAAGCGCTGCAACTGCAAACCGCCACCGAAACCCACATGATGCTGGCCGAAGCGCTGCCGGCGCTGCACGTCGGGCTGGTGCACGGGCGCTTGAAACCGGCCGAAAAGCAGGAAGTGATGGACGCCTTCATCGCCGGCCAGAGCCACGTGCTGGTCGCCACCACCGTGATCGAGGTCGGGGTCGACGTGCCGAACGCGTCGCTGATGGTGATCGAACACGCCGAGCGCTTCGGCCTGTCGCAGCTGCACCAGTTGCGCGGCCGGGTCGGCCGCGGCTCGGCGGCCAGCGCCTGCCTGCTGCTGTACCAGGGCCCGCTGGGCGGCGTGGCGCGGCAACGCCTGATGACCATGCGCGAAACCACCGACGGCTTTGAAATCGCCCGGCGCGACCTGGAAATCCGCGGCCCCGGCGAATTCCTCGGCGCGCGCCAGTCCGGCCAGGCGATGCTGCGCTTCGCCGACCTGGAAACCGACCAATGGCTGGTGGAACAGGCGCGCGACGTGGCGCACAAGCTACTGCACGACAAATCGGCGGCCAGCACCGCCGTCGTCGAAGCGCACCTGGCGCGCTGGCTGGGCGGCAAGGAAGAGTTTTTGAAGGTGTAG
- a CDS encoding Gfo/Idh/MocA family protein codes for MDNVIRWGILGTGKIAHALAQALADVPDARLVAVASRSSAGAERFGAEFGVARRHASYQALADDPEVDVIYIATPHTLHAENTLMCLNAGKHVLCEKAFTMNRREAQQVVALARQKNLFLMEAMWSRFLPGALEARRIIASGEIGAVRQLQADLGFVSTFGPQHRLLNPGLGGGALLDIGIYPLSMAAYFLGPVVQVQALGELGDTGVDEHAVFSLRHASGALSSCACTIRAQTPSELTITGTLGRIRIHNRFYQAQSLSVDIPGIATRSIATPYIGNGYAHEVIETMRCIRAGLIESPLMPHAESVELMGVLDTMRGQIGLTYQADLM; via the coding sequence ATGGATAACGTCATACGCTGGGGCATACTGGGCACGGGAAAAATCGCGCACGCATTGGCGCAGGCATTGGCCGATGTGCCGGACGCCAGACTGGTGGCCGTCGCCTCGCGCAGCAGTGCCGGCGCCGAGCGCTTCGGCGCCGAATTCGGCGTCGCGCGCCGCCATGCATCCTACCAGGCGCTGGCCGACGATCCCGAAGTGGACGTGATCTACATCGCCACGCCGCACACGCTGCATGCCGAAAATACGCTGATGTGCCTGAACGCCGGCAAGCATGTGCTGTGCGAAAAAGCCTTTACGATGAACCGCCGCGAAGCGCAGCAGGTGGTGGCGCTGGCGCGTCAAAAAAACCTGTTCTTGATGGAAGCGATGTGGAGCCGTTTCCTGCCTGGCGCGCTGGAAGCGCGGCGCATCATCGCCAGCGGTGAAATCGGCGCCGTGCGGCAGTTGCAGGCCGACCTCGGTTTTGTCAGCACCTTCGGGCCGCAACACCGCTTGCTCAATCCCGGGCTGGGCGGCGGTGCGCTGCTCGACATCGGCATTTATCCATTGTCGATGGCGGCGTACTTCCTCGGCCCGGTCGTGCAAGTGCAGGCGCTGGGCGAATTGGGCGATACCGGCGTCGACGAGCACGCCGTGTTTTCGCTGCGCCACGCCAGCGGCGCCCTGTCGTCGTGCGCGTGCACCATCCGCGCCCAGACCCCGTCCGAATTGACGATCACCGGCACGCTGGGCCGTATCCGCATCCACAACCGTTTTTACCAGGCGCAGAGCCTCAGCGTGGATATCCCCGGCATCGCCACGCGCAGCATCGCCACGCCATATATCGGCAACGGCTATGCCCATGAAGTCATCGAAACGATGCGCTGCATCCGCGCCGGCCTGATCGAAAGCCCGCTGATGCCGCACGCCGAAAGCGTCGAATTGATGGGCGTGCTCGATACCATGCGCGGCCAGATTGGCCTGACTTACCAGGCTGACTTGATGTAA
- the secD gene encoding protein translocase subunit SecD, which produces MNRYPVWKYILIAVALLLGALYTAPNYFGESPALQVTSGKSTVKMTSDMVAQVEQILVKENIKSDGVAFDGVGSSASVRVRFNDPDTQFKAKLVLEKDLNPDHDDPTYLVSVNLQPNTPKWMQSLHALPMYLGLDLRGGVHFLMQVDVKAALTKKIQGIQASARSSLRDKNIRHAGIERVGDTVEIKFRDAATRSQAKNLLSDQSADLAFADAADGDDLKLIVSLKPAALKKTIDDGVKQNISTLSKRVNELGVAEPIIQQQGPDRIVVELPGVQDVARAKAIIGRTATLEVRLVDETVTPGTELSASIPFNSELFTVGKNVPVVLSKDVILTGDYISSATSSFDQNQQAAVSIDLNGDGGRKMREATRERVGKRMAIVLFEKGKPEVLSVATIQSELGSRFQITGMGSAENSIELALLLRSGALYAPMDVIEERTIGPQLGVENIKKGLHSTMYGFAAIAIFMILYYMMFGFFSVLALACNLLFLIALLSMLQATLTLPGIAAIALALGMAIDANVLINERIREELRGGASPQAAISAGFERAWATILDSNVTTLIVGLALLVFGSGAVRGFAVVHCLGILTSMFSAVFVSRGVVNLWYGRKKKLTSVSIGTVWTPGLSK; this is translated from the coding sequence ATGAATCGCTATCCTGTCTGGAAATACATCCTCATCGCCGTCGCCTTATTGCTGGGCGCACTGTACACGGCGCCCAATTACTTCGGCGAATCGCCGGCGCTGCAAGTTACCAGCGGAAAATCGACCGTCAAAATGACGAGCGACATGGTGGCGCAAGTCGAACAGATATTGGTGAAAGAAAACATCAAGTCGGATGGCGTCGCGTTCGACGGCGTCGGCAGCAGCGCGTCGGTGCGCGTGCGCTTCAACGATCCCGACACCCAGTTCAAGGCCAAGCTGGTGCTGGAAAAGGATTTGAATCCCGATCATGACGACCCGACCTATCTGGTCTCGGTCAATTTGCAGCCGAATACCCCGAAATGGATGCAAAGCCTGCACGCGTTGCCGATGTACCTCGGCCTCGACTTGCGCGGCGGCGTGCATTTCCTGATGCAAGTGGACGTCAAGGCCGCGCTGACCAAGAAAATCCAGGGCATCCAGGCCAGCGCGCGCAGCAGCTTGCGCGACAAAAATATTCGCCATGCCGGTATTGAGCGTGTCGGCGACACGGTGGAAATCAAGTTCCGCGATGCGGCCACCCGCAGCCAGGCGAAAAACCTGCTGTCCGACCAGAGCGCCGACCTGGCCTTCGCCGATGCGGCCGATGGCGACGACTTGAAATTGATCGTCAGCCTGAAACCGGCGGCGCTGAAGAAAACCATCGACGATGGCGTGAAACAAAATATCTCGACCCTGTCCAAGCGCGTCAACGAGCTGGGCGTGGCCGAACCTATCATCCAGCAGCAAGGTCCTGACCGCATCGTCGTGGAGTTGCCTGGTGTGCAAGACGTGGCGCGCGCCAAGGCCATCATCGGCCGCACCGCGACGCTGGAAGTGCGCCTGGTCGATGAAACCGTGACCCCGGGCACTGAATTGTCGGCATCGATTCCCTTCAACTCGGAACTGTTCACCGTCGGTAAAAATGTACCGGTGGTGTTGTCGAAAGACGTGATCCTGACCGGCGACTATATTTCCAGCGCCACGTCGAGCTTCGACCAGAACCAGCAAGCCGCCGTATCGATCGACCTGAACGGCGACGGCGGCCGCAAGATGCGCGAAGCGACCCGCGAGCGGGTCGGCAAGCGGATGGCCATCGTGCTGTTCGAAAAAGGCAAGCCGGAAGTGCTGTCGGTGGCGACCATCCAGAGCGAACTGGGTTCGCGCTTCCAGATCACCGGCATGGGTTCGGCTGAAAACTCGATCGAACTGGCCTTGCTGCTGCGTTCCGGCGCGCTGTACGCACCGATGGACGTGATCGAAGAGCGCACCATCGGACCGCAACTGGGTGTCGAAAACATCAAGAAAGGTTTGCATTCGACGATGTACGGCTTTGCTGCGATCGCGATCTTCATGATCCTGTACTACATGATGTTCGGTTTCTTCAGTGTGCTGGCGCTGGCTTGCAACCTGTTGTTCCTGATCGCCTTGCTGTCGATGCTGCAAGCGACGCTGACCTTGCCGGGCATCGCGGCGATTGCGCTTGCGCTCGGTATGGCGATTGACGCCAACGTGCTGATCAATGAGCGGATCCGCGAGGAACTGCGTGGCGGCGCCTCGCCGCAAGCGGCCATCTCGGCCGGTTTCGAGCGCGCCTGGGCGACCATTCTCGACTCCAACGTGACCACCCTGATCGTCGGCCTGGCCTTGCTGGTGTTCGGTTCCGGCGCGGTGCGCGGTTTCGCGGTCGTGCATTGCCTGGGTATCCTGACGTCGATGTTCTCGGCCGTGTTCGTTTCGCGCGGCGTGGTCAACCTGTGGTACGGCCGCAAGAAAAAGCTGACCTCGGTTTCCATCGGCACCGTCTGGACGCCAGGCTTGTCCAAATAA
- the yajC gene encoding preprotein translocase subunit YajC, with amino-acid sequence MSLISNAYAQTPTDALGLGGNLTSFLPLVLMFVVMYFLMIRPQQKRAKEQKAMMDALAKGDEVVTAGGLLGTVAKVKDAYVTIEVASGTEVVVQKSSVTVLLPKGTLKAL; translated from the coding sequence GTGTCCCTCATTTCCAACGCTTACGCTCAAACCCCTACCGACGCGCTCGGCTTGGGCGGCAACCTGACCAGCTTCTTGCCGCTGGTACTGATGTTTGTCGTGATGTATTTCTTGATGATACGTCCACAGCAAAAACGCGCCAAAGAGCAAAAAGCGATGATGGACGCACTGGCCAAGGGCGATGAAGTCGTCACCGCCGGTGGCCTGCTGGGCACGGTTGCCAAAGTTAAAGACGCTTACGTCACGATCGAAGTGGCAAGCGGCACCGAAGTTGTGGTGCAAAAGAGCTCCGTCACGGTGTTGCTGCCAAAAGGCACCCTGAAAGCTCTGTAA
- a CDS encoding glutathione S-transferase family protein, translated as MRLFHNPVSSNARRVMMTAIQLNLPLDLTEVDLMSEDQRRQLQEINPNGMVPVLQDGDFLLPESCAIMQYLTEQTPGQTLYPQAPRTRAEINRWMFWGNQHFAPAISVLTWEKIWKGMVGFGAADSKEVARGERDLAQFATVLDNHLAGREWVVGNSLSLADFALAAPLMYTVAAKLPVSGYPNLMAWYGRVQALDAWKQTDPVY; from the coding sequence ATGCGCCTGTTTCACAATCCTGTCTCTTCGAATGCACGCCGCGTCATGATGACCGCGATCCAGTTGAACCTGCCGCTCGACTTGACCGAAGTCGACCTGATGAGCGAGGACCAGCGGCGCCAGTTGCAGGAAATTAATCCCAACGGCATGGTGCCGGTGCTGCAGGACGGCGACTTCCTGCTGCCGGAATCCTGCGCCATCATGCAATACCTGACCGAGCAGACGCCGGGCCAGACGCTGTACCCGCAAGCGCCGCGTACGCGCGCCGAAATCAACCGTTGGATGTTCTGGGGCAACCAGCATTTCGCGCCGGCGATCAGTGTGCTGACCTGGGAAAAAATCTGGAAAGGCATGGTGGGTTTCGGCGCCGCCGACAGCAAGGAAGTGGCGCGCGGAGAACGCGACCTGGCGCAATTTGCGACCGTACTCGACAATCACCTGGCCGGCCGTGAGTGGGTGGTGGGCAACAGCTTGAGCCTGGCCGATTTTGCGCTGGCCGCGCCGCTGATGTACACCGTGGCGGCGAAATTGCCGGTGAGCGGCTATCCCAACCTGATGGCGTGGTACGGCCGGGTCCAGGCGCTGGATGCCTGGAAGCAGACCGATCCGGTGTATTAA
- the tgt gene encoding tRNA guanosine(34) transglycosylase Tgt has product MLDFKLLKTDTSGLTKARRGTLTLNHGVVQTPIFMPVGTYGSVKAMSPLELNEINAQIILGNTFHLWLRPGNTVMEKFGGLHDFMGWNKPILTDSGGFQVFSLGAMRKITEEGVHFNSPINGDKLFLSPEVSMQIQRVLNSDIVMQFDECTPYEIDGRPATIEEAAKSMRMSLRWAQRSKNEFHDGGNPNALFGIVQGGMFEDLRDESLARLEEIDFPGIAIGGLSVGEPKEDMMRMLAHVGPRLPANKPHYLMGVGTPEDLVAGVSNGIDMFDCVMPTRNARNGWLFTRFGDIKIKNAKYKDDKAPLDETCGCYACRNFSRAYLHHLHRSKEILGARLNTIHNLHYYLDLMRQMRVALDEDRFHAFTLQFHAERARGA; this is encoded by the coding sequence ATGCTGGATTTTAAATTACTGAAAACCGATACGAGCGGCTTGACCAAGGCTCGCCGCGGTACGTTGACGCTGAACCATGGCGTGGTGCAAACGCCGATTTTCATGCCGGTCGGTACTTACGGCTCGGTCAAGGCGATGTCGCCGCTGGAATTGAATGAAATTAACGCCCAAATCATCCTGGGCAATACCTTCCATTTGTGGCTGCGTCCAGGCAATACCGTGATGGAAAAATTCGGCGGCTTGCACGATTTCATGGGCTGGAACAAGCCAATTTTGACCGATTCCGGCGGTTTCCAGGTGTTTTCGCTGGGCGCGATGCGCAAGATCACCGAAGAGGGCGTGCATTTCAATTCGCCGATCAATGGCGACAAGCTGTTCCTGTCGCCGGAAGTGTCGATGCAGATCCAGCGCGTGCTGAACTCCGACATCGTCATGCAATTCGACGAATGCACGCCGTATGAAATCGACGGCCGTCCGGCCACCATCGAAGAAGCGGCCAAGTCGATGCGCATGTCGCTGCGCTGGGCGCAGCGCTCGAAAAACGAATTCCACGACGGCGGCAACCCGAATGCGCTGTTCGGCATCGTACAGGGCGGCATGTTCGAAGACTTGCGCGACGAATCGCTGGCGCGCCTGGAAGAAATCGATTTCCCCGGCATCGCCATCGGCGGCCTGTCGGTCGGAGAACCGAAGGAAGACATGATGCGCATGCTGGCCCACGTCGGCCCGCGCTTGCCGGCCAACAAGCCGCACTATCTGATGGGCGTCGGCACGCCGGAAGACCTGGTCGCGGGCGTGTCGAACGGCATCGACATGTTCGATTGCGTGATGCCTACCCGTAACGCCCGCAATGGCTGGCTGTTCACCCGTTTCGGCGACATCAAGATCAAGAACGCCAAGTACAAGGATGACAAGGCGCCGCTGGACGAGACGTGCGGCTGCTACGCCTGCCGCAATTTCTCGCGTGCTTATTTGCATCATTTGCACCGTTCCAAGGAAATCCTCGGCGCGCGCCTGAATACCATCCATAATCTGCACTATTACCTGGACTTGATGCGCCAGATGCGGGTAGCGCTGGATGAAGACCGTTTCCACGCCTTCACCCTGCAATTCCATGCGGAGCGCGCGCGCGGCGCGTAA
- a CDS encoding helix-turn-helix transcriptional regulator — translation MSRAGRLFLLMDALRGNRRPVTAACLARQLGVSERTIYRDIQTLSELGAPVEGEAGIGYLLRTGFFLPPLMFGADEIEALVLGARWVRRQGDAGLAQAASNALAKIAAASPKDLRDNMAETSLWVPLCMSGEDSHDVFVQPTREAIRYQHKLRIAYRDEKGDSSERIVWPFALAFFDGKRLLAAWCEMRAAIRHFRVDRIAAAASTGERYPTRRHDLLKVWRAENGIHEDS, via the coding sequence ATGAGCCGTGCCGGCCGCCTGTTTTTATTGATGGATGCATTGCGCGGCAACCGCCGCCCGGTGACCGCGGCCTGTCTGGCGCGCCAGCTGGGCGTATCCGAGCGCACCATTTACCGCGACATCCAGACCTTGTCCGAACTGGGCGCGCCGGTCGAAGGCGAGGCCGGTATCGGTTATCTGCTGCGCACGGGTTTCTTCCTGCCGCCGCTGATGTTCGGCGCCGACGAGATCGAGGCGCTGGTGCTGGGCGCGCGCTGGGTGCGCCGCCAGGGCGACGCCGGGCTGGCGCAGGCGGCGTCGAACGCGCTGGCCAAGATCGCCGCCGCATCGCCCAAGGATTTGCGCGACAACATGGCCGAAACCAGCTTGTGGGTGCCGCTGTGCATGAGCGGCGAAGACAGCCACGATGTCTTCGTGCAGCCGACGCGCGAGGCGATACGCTACCAGCACAAGCTGCGCATCGCTTATCGCGATGAAAAGGGCGACAGTTCGGAGCGCATCGTGTGGCCGTTCGCGCTGGCTTTTTTCGATGGCAAGCGCTTGCTGGCGGCCTGGTGTGAAATGCGCGCCGCGATCCGCCATTTCCGGGTCGACCGCATCGCCGCCGCCGCATCGACCGGCGAGCGTTATCCGACCCGGCGCCACGACCTGCTCAAAGTCTGGCGCGCGGAGAATGGCATCCACGAAGACTCCTGA